A stretch of DNA from Telopea speciosissima isolate NSW1024214 ecotype Mountain lineage chromosome 5, Tspe_v1, whole genome shotgun sequence:
CAAAGAAATATGAAACTAAAATTAAGTAAAATTGATCCAGATCTGTCTCCAGCCTGTGTTCAAACAAAACTTTCTAGTTGTTTAGTGTATAGAATTGATAGAAGAACTGACTAAAGTCCTATAAGGTCAACGATGATCTGGTGTGAGGAGAATGTATACAAGTTCTTGGTTTCAAAAACCGGAACTGGAATCAATAGTTGGTCAATCTCCTTTTGCCTCCAAAAGCCTAATGATATATCTGTGCAATCTATAAAATGGAGAAATTTCTGTGTGGGGGAGTGTACCccctgcgtccagacacattggggggggggggggaatgacgATGCCACCCATGAATGGTGGTACAGCCCTGTTGATGCCACCGCGTGCACTCCCATTGTCCTCCCCATGCACGCAGGGGCtacgctcccccacagagaactcttgccCCTATAAAATTAATTGTGAGGTATTTGTAGCGCATTGTTTGTCATTTTCTTTTGCAGAAACATTGTTATTTTTGTTAGAAGATATAGTATTCATGAGTCCCTGATGAACTTGTTcgataatttttcttttttaaacttGGGAATATTCACCTGTAGGTAGGTAAAGCTGGTTTTTGTGGTTTATTCTTCCCATACTCAAATACTTAAGTTGCTCTTCTTCCTGCACAGTGTTTCATTTgctatattttaaattttaactgCTAGACCTGGAGAAGAATATGAATTATAAGGTTCTGATTGGCTACCTCATGGTTACTTGAATGACTGTTACGGAAAAGCTCATCAGCTCTGTTAACTTCTATTTCCTGTTATCATACTACAACAGAAAAGTTGATTATGTAATTTATTGGATAATGATTCTTATTCTTTGGCAGGTTGCTTTTCTCCTAATATTTATGTTCTCTGAATTTCTTATAAAAATGCAGGTAAGGCTTTGCCGTGCTAAAAATACAGGAGAAATTTTTGCcatgaagaagttgaagaaaTCAGAAATGCTTAGTCGTGGACAGGTGACTAATTCTCTGAACTAAAACTTTAAGACTTACAGAGCTATAATGCTGCTTGCACATTATATTTTTGTGATGATATATCAACATAATATTTATATACGCCTTTATAATGAATTCCAATTTATGAATGAACATGTTCATGGTATCCTTTTGCATTTTTTAATGAACTTCTTTAGCCTGGTACATATTCAacttattttgttgtttttgcatCTTATCTTTATACTTTGTCATtccttttatttgtttctttctttcaggttgagcatgttagatctgagagAAACTTACTCGCTGAGGTTGACAGCCGTTGCATTGTAAAACTATTCTATTCTTTCCAAGATTCTGAATTTCTGTACCTTATTATGGAGTATTTACCTGGCGGTGACATCATGACCCTTCTAATGAGAGCTGATGTTCTTTCTGAAGATGTTTCACAATTTTACATAGCAGAGAGCATTCTAGCTATTCATTCTATTCATCAACATAACTACATTCACAGGTATACTGCTTAAGGTGTACATAATCTGATGATATATAAGGTTTCTGTGTCGTACCATAGTTCGCTAGATTCTTGCTAGAAAGCTCTGAAGGTATTTAACCTGCTTTTAGGGGTAGAATTATCTGTAGTTGCCATAGTTCTAAGCACCTGAGTTACTGTGATAGAAACATCATCTTCTGGACATACAATACTTATCAAAAACTgtagaataaaaaaagaaaaaagaaaaaggttgacATAAAACTTCACCAAAGTTTCAAAAAAATCATGTGATCCCATAAAATCATTTCTCTTGCTATGAAGTGAGCAGAGTGACAATTGGATCTGGAAAACATTGTCTCCACATGGCCAGTTATGGTTTTCCTCCTTTCAGATCCCTTTTTGTATGCCTGCTGCTGCACCTTAGACCAAACTCTTTGACTTATTTTGGTCCCTTTCAGTGTATTCCGTAATATCTAGAGTTTAGGCTTTTAGAAGAACCATCTTTTGCAGTTTATGTAGTCGTGTAATTTAAATCTAAAGTTAATACATAATTTTTGAAGTATTAAAAATTTCCACATGTTAATGCAGAATTTCTCTTACAAATTTATCTTTCCTGTAGGGACATAAAGCCAGATAACTTGCTTTTGGACAGAAATGGACATTTGAAGCTCTCGGATTTTGGCTTATGTAAGCCCCTGGATGGTAAATATTCAACAATTTTATTGGAAAATGAAGGCTTCAGTATTCAGGAACATGCAAAAATTGAATCTGAAGGACATGTGGACAGAGCTCCCTGGTTAAtgccaaaagaaaaattacaacaaTGGAAACGCAATCGACGAGTATTGGTATCATCTTTGTCATCTGTTATatcattctttttccttcttgcttAGGTGCAAGTATGTTAAgaaaatggatttcttcaaatttGCAGCGGTTATATATGTTAGAGGTTTAGAACAGCACACTAGTGTGTTAGGTTAATAAATTGAACTTCTTTAATCCGCAGGCTTATTCTACTGTCGGAACTCTTGATTACATGGCACCTGAGGTATTGCTGAAGAAAGGTTATGCAATGGAATGTGACTGGTGGGAGTTACTTCTGAAGTTATTTTAATACAGTATTTGGAATCTAATTTTTCCTGACCTTGTCTTATAAGTCAGTTTACCTTTTAGGTGGTCTTTAGGGGCGATCATGTATGAGATGCTTATAGGTTATCCTCCCTTTTGTTCTGATGATCCAAGGATCACTTGCAGAAAGGTATGATGTATTTGTTGCTTATTTGGTATTTTACTAGAGTAGTTGCCTTCTTTTTGGTCCCTTCATCCTGAAAAGTGATTTGATGTTTTGGTCGTGTATCAGATAATAAACTGGAGAAAATGCTTGAAATTCCCTGAGGAACCAAAAATATCAGATGAGGCTAGGGATTTGATTTGTCGTTTACTCTGTGATGTTGACACAAGGCTGGGGACCAGAGGAGTACAAGAAATAAAGGTATATTGTCTATTTAAAATGGAAATATAGTCTTCACTAATTCAGATTGACCCAGTGGTTGCATCTTCactcttattttcttttgggtgaTTGCCAATATGGTTTTTGATATCAGTGATGCTCTAGTTAAATTACAAAACAGGATTTGTGTAATTTGTTTAGCCAACCCTATTTAAGTGGATAAGGCTTAAGAGAGCCGAGTTGCATATCAGTAATGCCCTGTGTGGATCCTTCTTCAGTGATGTATTTAAAAGTTGTTTGTTATAGATTGTAAGGTTGAGTTCTCAATGATATGGTTGGGCTTGCATGCCCTTATGTATTTACTCCTAGAATGCCAAATGCACTAGGTatctatatttttatttttctttctatagTATGTCTTGTGAGCTGGGACagaaaaatatttaatacaATCTGTGAATGATTATTCAGGCACATCCATGGTTTAGATGCATTCAGTGGGACATGCTATATGAGATGGAAGCTGCCCACAAGCCTACTGTGAATGGAGAATTAGAcactcaaaattttgagaagtttGATGAGGTGAGCTCTTAAACCATCTAGTAAGTGCTCCTTTTGGCTTTTGCAAATCAGTAGTGTTAATTTTAGCTATAATTCCTGGTGTATTCAATGGATCAAATAGTATTGAAAATTTGAGGGCACACATGATTTCTGTTTCCTTTGTGTAACTAAATGGTTAATGGAAGCCATTACACTCCCAATACCAAAGGAATTACCCAGGATAGATAtgcatcttttgtttttgtagTCTTTAATTCATATTCTCATACAACGTTTCTCTCTGCTTCTTTCAGTCTTGTAGCTTGACCACTTCTGATTCTTCTCTTACGCTAAGATAATATTTGTGCTAAGTGTTTGCTCATTATTAGGCAGAAGGTCCACCATCAGCATTGCCAAGAGTAGGACCCTGGCGCAGGGTACGTTCCTTGTTCCTTTCTGTTTTGCACTTTGACTTGTTCTATTGCCAAAGTTTATCCTATCACAACCAAATTTAGTTGTCTACTTTCCATGACAAGCTACTAGTGGAGGTGGATACAAAAATACACTAAATCTTTCTTCTATTAGAGGCTAGGTTGCATTAATAGGGATAACCTTGTTAGCTTGTTATGGCCAGAGGACTAGAAGTTCCTGTTTTACAATACCTCAGACATACATGCTTGATGACATCATCCTTTGAATGGTCTTAAACTCTGCCGTATAGTATCGAACTCCATGTCAAATTATGGAGCACGgttgtttaatatttttatttggatttcCCATGATGAATTACTAGAAACTAAGGGAGCCTACATGGAAATTCACATCTTGGTACAAGAAAAattcatcttcttttctttttttttggtgaaaatttcATCTTCTAATACTTGGTGAATTCTTTCTCCTGTCctatatttcatttcttttatatttcttttctatACAATTTCTTGGAATTGGACAAGCTCAAGGGAACCCTCGAACTCTGGGGTACTTATATAATCCATCATTAAGAACTTACATCAAGTAGAATCATATTGCTAGCTAGGAAGTTTGATCATCGGTCACACAAAAAATTTATGATTTAGAGTTCTTTAGTAGTAAAAGCCACCATGACTCAATTCTGTCAGtgttatcttatttttcttcttcagatgaATGTGTGAATGTCTGTTGGATTTGTGATATTATGATTGCCACGTTTTTGCAAAAACCTGGATAAAAGAATATGTTGACCTCGGAGGACAGATTCTAGATAACAATGTAACATAGATTATCTAGCTTTGAATCCATGAAAACCGATACACCTTTTATGACTTAGAGACCTACCTTCATCATCTATAAACATTCTTTACCTTCCCTCCTTTTATCTTTTATAAAATGAATGAATCTATTTATCCTCAACCTTTTCAGACTAATCATCTGTATTCTACATTCTATTAGACATGGAAAcatcttcaaattttctcttATGTTGAATATTGCAGATGTTGACATCAAAAGATGCCAATTTCATAGGGTATACATACAAGAAATCAGATGTGCTAAAATCGATTGGAACTT
This window harbors:
- the LOC122662487 gene encoding serine/threonine-protein kinase tricornered-like isoform X3, which produces MEGGGGGGGGGEGRMKLGTRRLKDDRGVGVGQFGTEVSTLGVDVSVFSPVTRQKAAAAKQFIENHYKNYLQGLQDRKERRWALQRRAQEAQISNEEQQEMLRNLERRETEYMRLQRHKMGIDDFEQLTVIGKGAFGEVRLCRAKNTGEIFAMKKLKKSEMLSRGQVEHVRSERNLLAEVDSRCIVKLFYSFQDSEFLYLIMEYLPGGDIMTLLMRADVLSEDVSQFYIAESILAIHSIHQHNYIHRDIKPDNLLLDRNGHLKLSDFGLCKPLDGKYSTILLENEGFSIQEHAKIESEGHVDRAPWLMPKEKLQQWKRNRRAYSTVGTLDYMAPEVLLKKGYAMECDWWSLGAIMYEMLIGYPPFCSDDPRITCRKIINWRKCLKFPEEPKISDEARDLICRLLCDVDTRLGTRGVQEIKAHPWFRCIQWDMLYEMEAAHKPTVNGELDTQNFEKFDEVKGPPSALPRVGPWRRMLTSKDANFIGYTYKKSDVLKSIGTSGTDMKPNGSSKTPSIVSLFGRVDLQESVNPNGDTC
- the LOC122662487 gene encoding serine/threonine-protein kinase tricornered-like isoform X4, translated to MEGGGGGGGGGEGRMKLGTRRLKDDRGVGVGQFGTEVSTLGVDVSVFSPVTRQKAAAAKQFIENHYKNYLQGLQDRKERRWALQRRAQEAQISNEEQQEMLRNLERRETEYMRLQRHKMGIDDFEQLTVIGKGAFGEVRLCRAKNTGEIFAMKKLKKSEMLSRGQVEHVRSERNLLAEVDSRCIVKLFYSFQDSEFLYLIMEYLPGGDIMTLLMRADVLSEDVSQFYIAESILAIHSIHQHNYIHRDIKPDNLLLDRNGHLKLSDFGLCKPLDGKYSTILLENEGFSIQEHAKIESEGHVDRAPWLMPKEKLQQWKRNRRVLAYSTVGTLDYMAPEVLLKKGYAMECDWWSLGAIMYEMLIGYPPFCSDDPRITCRKIINWRKCLKFPEEPKISDEARDLICRLLCDVDTRLGTRGVQEIKAHPWFRCIQWDMLYEMEAAHKPTVNGELDTQNFEKFDEVKGPPSALPRVGPWRRMLTSKDANFIGYTYKKSDVLKSIGTSGRVDLQESVNPNGDTC
- the LOC122662487 gene encoding serine/threonine-protein kinase tricornered-like isoform X1, with translation MEGGGGGGGGGEGRMKLGTRRLKDDRGVGVGQFGTEVSTLGVDVSVFSPVTRQKAAAAKQFIENHYKNYLQGLQDRKERRWALQRRAQEAQISNEEQQEMLRNLERRETEYMRLQRHKMGIDDFEQLTVIGKGAFGEVRLCRAKNTGEIFAMKKLKKSEMLSRGQVEHVRSERNLLAEVDSRCIVKLFYSFQDSEFLYLIMEYLPGGDIMTLLMRADVLSEDVSQFYIAESILAIHSIHQHNYIHRDIKPDNLLLDRNGHLKLSDFGLCKPLDGKYSTILLENEGFSIQEHAKIESEGHVDRAPWLMPKEKLQQWKRNRRVLAYSTVGTLDYMAPEVLLKKGYAMECDWWSLGAIMYEMLIGYPPFCSDDPRITCRKIINWRKCLKFPEEPKISDEARDLICRLLCDVDTRLGTRGVQEIKAHPWFRCIQWDMLYEMEAAHKPTVNGELDTQNFEKFDEAEGPPSALPRVGPWRRMLTSKDANFIGYTYKKSDVLKSIGTSGTDMKPNGSSKTPSIVSLFGRVDLQESVNPNGDTC
- the LOC122662487 gene encoding serine/threonine-protein kinase tricornered-like isoform X2, whose amino-acid sequence is MEGGGGGGGGGEGRMKLGTRRLKDDRGVGVGQFGTEVSTLGVDVSVFSPVTRQKAAAAKQFIENHYKNYLQGLQDRKERRWALQRRAQEAQISNEEQQEMLRNLERRETEYMRLQRHKMGIDDFEQLTVIGKGAFGEVRLCRAKNTGEIFAMKKLKKSEMLSRGQVEHVRSERNLLAEVDSRCIVKLFYSFQDSEFLYLIMEYLPGGDIMTLLMRADVLSEDVSQFYIAESILAIHSIHQHNYIHRDIKPDNLLLDRNGHLKLSDFGLCKPLDGKYSTILLENEGFSIQEHAKIESEGHVDRAPWLMPKEKLQQWKRNRRVLAYSTVGTLDYMAPEVLLKKGYAMECDWWSLGAIMYEMLIGYPPFCSDDPRITCRKIINWRKCLKFPEEPKISDEARDLICRLLCDVDTRLGTRGVQEIKAHPWFRCIQWDMLYEMEAAHKPTVNGELDTQNFEKFDEVKGPPSALPRVGPWRRMLTSKDANFIGYTYKKSDVLKSIGTSGTDMKPNGSSKTPSIVSLFGRVDLQESVNPNGDTC
- the LOC122662487 gene encoding serine/threonine-protein kinase tricornered-like isoform X5, translated to MEGGGGGGGGGEGRMKLGTRRLKDDRGVGVGQFGTEVSTLGVDVSVFSPVTRQKAAAAKQFIENHYKNYLQGLQDRKERRWALQRRAQEAQISNEEQQEMLRNLERRETEYMRLQRHKMGIDDFEQLTVIGKGAFGEVRLCRAKNTGEIFAMKKLKKSEMLSRGQVEHVRSERNLLAEVDSRCIVKLFYSFQDSEFLYLIMEYLPGGDIMTLLMRADVLSEDVSQFYIAESILAIHSIHQHNYIHRDIKPDNLLLDRNGHLKLSDFGLCKPLDGKYSTILLENEGFSIQEHAKIESEGHVDRAPWLMPKEKLQQWKRNRRVLAYSTVGTLDYMAPEVLLKKGYAMECDWWSLGAIMYEMLIGYPPFCSDDPRITCRKIINWRKCLKFPEEPKISDEARDLICRLLCDVDTRLGTRGVQEIKAHPWFRCIQWDMLYEMEAAHKPTVNGELDTQNFEKFDEVKGPPSALPRVGPWRRMLTSKDANFIGYTYKKSDVLKSIGTSGPCIS